A genomic stretch from Microtus pennsylvanicus isolate mMicPen1 chromosome 11, mMicPen1.hap1, whole genome shotgun sequence includes:
- the LOC142831868 gene encoding protein Wfdc21-like has product MKLGAFLLLVSLVTFSLEVQELQAAVRPLHLLGACTELCRGDWDCAQGDQCVSTGCGHVCVTS; this is encoded by the exons ATGAAGCTGGGGGCCTTCCTTCTCTTGGTGTCCCTCGTCACCTTCAGCCTGGAGGTTCAGGAGCTTCAGGCTGCAGTGAGACCATTGCATCTCTTAG GTGCCTGCACTGAGCTCTGCAGAGGTGACTGGGACTGTGCACAaggggatcagtgtgtcagcactGGGTGCGGTCATGTCTGTGTTACAAGTTAA